One Papaver somniferum cultivar HN1 chromosome 10, ASM357369v1, whole genome shotgun sequence genomic window carries:
- the LOC113316885 gene encoding uncharacterized protein LOC113316885 isoform X1: MSEGGPKLYSNKPKKSQLKKTMSSSPTGGPNPPPPPPPPSAAAAGATTTTTASTSGSYSGFPPHKESFARRYKFVWPILLTVNLGIGAYLFVRSGQKKRLVAEDDEVAASAPSSATSTTTAPISEQSVTEPVKHIAQPVKPQAPIPAEQQHELYKWILEEKRKVKPTSAEEKKKLDEEKAVLKAFIRSKSIPSI, from the exons ATGAGCGAAGGAGGTCCAAAACTTTACTCAAATAAACCTAAGAAAT CACAATTGAAGAAAACAATGTCTTCTTCACCAACAGGAGGACcaaacccaccaccaccaccaccaccaccatcggcGGCGGCGGCgggagcaacaacaacaacaactgcaTCAACATCAGGATCTTATTCTGGGTTTCCACCTCATAAGGAATCGTTTGCTAGGCGATATAAGTTTGTTTGGCCTATTCTCTTAACTGTGAATCTTGGGATTGGAG CATACCTGTTTGTGAGGTCAGGACAAAAGAAAAGACTAGTTGCAGAGGATGATGAAGTTGCCGCTTCTGCCCCCTCCAGTGCAACTTCGACTACAACTGCTCCAATTTCTGAACAATCCGTCACTGAGCCTGTGAAGCATATTGCACAGCCTGTGAAGCCACAGGCTCCCATCCCTGCTGAACAGCAACATGAGCTCTACAAATGGATTTTGGAAGAGAAGAGAAAAGTCAAACCCACAAgtgcagaggagaagaaaaagcttGATGAAGAGAAAGCAGTACTCAAAGCGTTCATTCGGTCAAAATCCATTCCAAGCATTTAA
- the LOC113316885 gene encoding uncharacterized protein LOC113316885 isoform X2: MSSSPTGGPNPPPPPPPPSAAAAGATTTTTASTSGSYSGFPPHKESFARRYKFVWPILLTVNLGIGAYLFVRSGQKKRLVAEDDEVAASAPSSATSTTTAPISEQSVTEPVKHIAQPVKPQAPIPAEQQHELYKWILEEKRKVKPTSAEEKKKLDEEKAVLKAFIRSKSIPSI; this comes from the exons ATGTCTTCTTCACCAACAGGAGGACcaaacccaccaccaccaccaccaccaccatcggcGGCGGCGGCgggagcaacaacaacaacaactgcaTCAACATCAGGATCTTATTCTGGGTTTCCACCTCATAAGGAATCGTTTGCTAGGCGATATAAGTTTGTTTGGCCTATTCTCTTAACTGTGAATCTTGGGATTGGAG CATACCTGTTTGTGAGGTCAGGACAAAAGAAAAGACTAGTTGCAGAGGATGATGAAGTTGCCGCTTCTGCCCCCTCCAGTGCAACTTCGACTACAACTGCTCCAATTTCTGAACAATCCGTCACTGAGCCTGTGAAGCATATTGCACAGCCTGTGAAGCCACAGGCTCCCATCCCTGCTGAACAGCAACATGAGCTCTACAAATGGATTTTGGAAGAGAAGAGAAAAGTCAAACCCACAAgtgcagaggagaagaaaaagcttGATGAAGAGAAAGCAGTACTCAAAGCGTTCATTCGGTCAAAATCCATTCCAAGCATTTAA
- the LOC113316884 gene encoding uncharacterized protein LOC113316884 isoform X1 yields the protein MPGTIQVSVFDLLDFPSSSSSTISIKVSMGKREFRTWDKGDFSFPLTTLRDNIIVTIHDAEGKELSRTGVATMSVVEKGILDDFFVLEGGGRLHMKLQFILNSVERKRIQELREIALKKKQEEILIDRVRHSEAAALARFRSNVGSSSMSLNHEVTESLVQKEAESSGAEFLRNADNRIKDPSDSLNEDGVLAAQLAHPDPKSASIIKNPLQTPSSRIKDSIPGIEDSQEILLDRSEEPIRSVIDGGDDLSKVLLTEEPQFHHAKAEKQDIDKINTQVPPVEVPTSSGEGTLSTVLLSEKLHIHQKVIDKIETPLTSVDIPTNSSEGITLSTVLVSEELQIPYGKSDEKVVDESETRIPSIVIPTSPSLSTKYLGPDAKEVSESLIMGENHIVKSTGAQLTWSGTLMGAVSSLEALDTHSVDHSVSDTIEVDRDLNESKSMLPPNDIPARPISSPEELESRSSEDSVSSKFEEARILNEDKTPGSPTDIPLRRISSLVELNSHPGNYSISPKSEVERSLNNNETLIPPTDTPVRLTSSFKDLGNHLNSSKFGEVQMLNKTKMLVATTDVSMRRVSSHGNFGDHSRSSKFEEDRLVSPEKPSVTKRMPSNVRKMISAFETSQAKGQVTRVDPPIIRTQPMKSKFNISPAEPTVKEVMKDMNYIRERKDGGLEQNGKEARHAYETSQEESKNTMRETHNTGIAAETGSRLSSAVKTQERNLQESASEIRQRIPVSLEQDGRDKLCEQGPSQEQLIEATTSPSHMPAATKLLETDQHPNIASQLRTCVQHIEKLILVEPGCDKTQLPEDYRAKKYPVGNSGSCILTDESRPLCITTGTKQLMNLVGGSSNFSEIDQGENSSYQTDITNEQNLHHNICGEVQKLGKASDDTRKSNLEGPQNVIEGLIGQAGKVAAIVAFGALVIFARER from the exons ATGCCAGGAACAATTCAAGTTTCAG TGTTCGATTTATTGGATTTtccatcttcctcttcttcgacGATATCAATTAAAG TGTCAATGGGGAAGAGAGAATTTCGTACATGGGATAAAGGAGACTTTTCATT CCCATTAACGACTCTTCGTGATAACATTATCGTAACAATCCATGATGCTGAGGGCAAAGAACTTTCCCGAACAG GTGTGGCGACCATGTCGGTAGTTGAGAAAGGAATTTTGGATGATTTTTTCGTCCTCGAAGGAGGCGGGAGACTGCACATGAAGTTGCAGTTTATTCTCAATAGTGTAGAGCGCAAGAGAATTCAAGAACTG AGAGAAATTGCGTTGAAGAAAAAACAAGAGGAGATTCTCATTGATAGGGTGAGACATTCAGAAGCTGCTGCATTGGCTAGGTTTCGTAGTAATGTTGGGTCGTCATCTATGTCTCTCAACCACGAGGTCACAG AAAGCCTTGTGCAAAAGGAAGCTGAGAGCAGTGGTGCAGAATTTCTCAGAAATGCTGATAATCGGATCAAAGACCCGTCTGATTCATTAAATGAAGATGGCGTTCTGGCTGCTCAATTAGCGCATCCA GATCCCAAATCTGCTTCCATTATAAAGAATCCGTTGCAGACTCCTAGTAGTCGCATAAAGGATTCAataccgggcatagaagataGCCAGGAAATTCTCCTCGACCGGTCAGAGGAACCAATTCGG AGTGTTATAGACGGAGGGGATGATTTATCAAAAGTTCTGTTGACAGAGGAGCCTCAATTCCATCATGCTAAAGCAGAAAAGCAAGATATTGACAAGATCAATACTCAGGTACCACCTGTTGAAGTTCCTACAAGTTCCGGTGAAGGAACTTTATCAACAGTTCTGTTGTCAGAAAAGCTTCATATCCATCAGAAAGTCATCGACAAGATTGAGACTCCGCTAACTTCAGTAGATATTCCTACAAATTCCAGTGAAGGCATTACTTTATCAACGGTTCTAGTGTCAGAAGAGCTTCAAATTCCTTATGGTAAATCCGATGAGAAAGTTGTTGATGAGAGTGAGACTCGGATACCTTCTATTGTTATTCCAACAAGTCCCagtttatcaacaaaatatttaggTCCTGATGCAAAAGAAGTATCAGAGTCACTCATTATGGGGGAGAATCACATTGTAAAGAGTACTGGTGCTCAATTAACTTGGTCAGGTACTCTAATGGGAGCCGTTTCATCATTGGAAGCTTTAGATACTCATTCAGTAGACCATTCAGTttcagacacaattgaagtagaTCGAGACTTAAATGAGAGCAAGTCTATGTTACCTCCCAATGACATTCCAGCGAGGCCTATTTCATCACCAGAGGAGTTAGAGTCTCGTTCGTCAGAGGATTCAGTTTCAAGCAAATTCGAAGAAGCTCGAATCCTGAATGAGGACAAGACTCCAGGATCTCCCACTGATATCCCACTAAGGCGCATTTCCTCACTTGTGGAGTTAAATTCTCATCCGGGTAACTATTCTATTTCACCCAAATCTGAAGTAGAACGAAGCTTGAACAACAACGAGACTCTGATACCTCCTACAGATACCCCAGTGAGGCTCACTTCATCATTTAAGGATTTGGGAAACCATTTGAATTCAAGCAAATTTGGAGAAGTACAGATGCTGAACAAGACCAAGATGCTGGTAGCTACCACTGATGTTTCAATGAGGCGTGTTTCATCACATGGAAATTTCGGTGACCATTCACGTTCTagcaaatttgaagaagaccgtCTTGTTTCTCCTGAGAAGCCTAGTGTAACGAAGAGAATGCCAAGTAACGTAAGGAAAATGATAAGTGCTTTCGAAACTAGTCAAGCTAAG GGTCAGGTGACTCGTGTTGATCCACCGATTATCAGAACCCAGCCAATGAAGAGTAAATTTAACATTTCTCCAGCAGAACCAACAGTGAAGGAAGTTATGAAAGATATGAATTACAttagagaaagaaaagatggagGTTTGGAGCAAAATGGAAAAGAAGCTAGACATGCATATGAAACATCACAGGAAGAGTCTAAGAACACAATGAGGGAGACACATAACACAGGAATAGCTGCAGAAACGGGATCAAGGTTGTCGTCAGCAGTGAAGACTCAGGAGAGGAATTTGCAAGAAAGTGCAAGCGAGATCAGACAACGAATTCCAGTTAGTTTGGAGCAGGATGGAAGAGATAAGTTATGTGAACAAGGACCGTCTCAGGAACAGCTAATAGAGGCAACTACTTCTCCAAGTCACATGCCTGCTGCTACCAAGCTTCTCGAGACGGATCAACATCCTAATATCGCGTCCCAACTGAGAACGTGTGTACAACATATAGAGAAGCTGATATTAGTTGAACCTGGATGTGACAAAACACAACTGCCAGAAGATTATAGGGCTAAAAAGTATCCGGTTGGTAATTCAGGAAGTTGCATACTCACAGACGAATCAAGGCCTTTATGTATTACAACTGGAACTAAGCAATTGATGAATCTTGTTGGAGGTAGTAGTAACTTCTCAGAAATTGATCAGGGGGAGAATAGTTCATACCAAACAGACATCACAAATGAG CAGAATTTGCACCACAACATTTGTGGTGAGGTGCAGAAATTAGGGAAAGCTTCTGATGATACGAGAAAATCGAACCTTGAAGGGCCACAAAATGTTATCGAAGGACTCATTGGACAG GCAGGAAAAGTTGCAGCTATAGTTGCATTTGGGGCCCTTGTTATTTTTGCTAGAGAAAG ATAA
- the LOC113316884 gene encoding uncharacterized protein LOC113316884 isoform X2, producing MPGTIQVSVFDLLDFPSSSSSTISIKVSMGKREFRTWDKGDFSFPLTTLRDNIIVTIHDAEGKELSRTGVATMSVVEKGILDDFFVLEGGGRLHMKLQFILNSVERKRIQELREIALKKKQEEILIDRVRHSEAAALARFRSNVGSSSMSLNHEVTESLVQKEAESSGAEFLRNADNRIKDPSDSLNEDGVLAAQLAHPDPKSASIIKNPLQTPSSRIKDSIPGIEDSQEILLDRSEEPIRSVIDGGDDLSKVLLTEEPQFHHAKAEKQDIDKINTQVPPVEVPTSSGEGTLSTVLLSEKLHIHQKVIDKIETPLTSVDIPTNSSEGITLSTVLVSEELQIPYGKSDEKVVDESETRIPSIVIPTSPSLSTKYLGPDAKEVSESLIMGENHIVKSTGAQLTWSGTLMGAVSSLEALDTHSVDHSVSDTIEVDRDLNESKSMLPPNDIPARPISSPEELESRSSEDSVSSKFEEARILNEDKTPGSPTDIPLRRISSLVELNSHPGNYSISPKSEVERSLNNNETLIPPTDTPVRLTSSFKDLGNHLNSSKFGEVQMLNKTKMLVATTDVSMRRVSSHGNFGDHSRSSKFEEDRLVSPEKPSVTKRMPSNVRKMISAFETSQAKGQVTRVDPPIIRTQPMKSKFNISPAEPTVKEVMKDMNYIRERKDGGLEQNGKEARHAYETSQEESKNTMRETHNTGIAAETGSRLSSAVKTQERNLQESASEIRQRIPVSLEQDGRDKLCEQGPSQEQLIEATTSPSHMPAATKLLETDQHPNIASQLRTCVQHIEKLILVEPGCDKTQLPEDYRAKKYPVGNSGSCILTDESRPLCITTGTKQLMNLVGGSSNFSEIDQGENSSYQTDITNENLHHNICGEVQKLGKASDDTRKSNLEGPQNVIEGLIGQAGKVAAIVAFGALVIFARER from the exons ATGCCAGGAACAATTCAAGTTTCAG TGTTCGATTTATTGGATTTtccatcttcctcttcttcgacGATATCAATTAAAG TGTCAATGGGGAAGAGAGAATTTCGTACATGGGATAAAGGAGACTTTTCATT CCCATTAACGACTCTTCGTGATAACATTATCGTAACAATCCATGATGCTGAGGGCAAAGAACTTTCCCGAACAG GTGTGGCGACCATGTCGGTAGTTGAGAAAGGAATTTTGGATGATTTTTTCGTCCTCGAAGGAGGCGGGAGACTGCACATGAAGTTGCAGTTTATTCTCAATAGTGTAGAGCGCAAGAGAATTCAAGAACTG AGAGAAATTGCGTTGAAGAAAAAACAAGAGGAGATTCTCATTGATAGGGTGAGACATTCAGAAGCTGCTGCATTGGCTAGGTTTCGTAGTAATGTTGGGTCGTCATCTATGTCTCTCAACCACGAGGTCACAG AAAGCCTTGTGCAAAAGGAAGCTGAGAGCAGTGGTGCAGAATTTCTCAGAAATGCTGATAATCGGATCAAAGACCCGTCTGATTCATTAAATGAAGATGGCGTTCTGGCTGCTCAATTAGCGCATCCA GATCCCAAATCTGCTTCCATTATAAAGAATCCGTTGCAGACTCCTAGTAGTCGCATAAAGGATTCAataccgggcatagaagataGCCAGGAAATTCTCCTCGACCGGTCAGAGGAACCAATTCGG AGTGTTATAGACGGAGGGGATGATTTATCAAAAGTTCTGTTGACAGAGGAGCCTCAATTCCATCATGCTAAAGCAGAAAAGCAAGATATTGACAAGATCAATACTCAGGTACCACCTGTTGAAGTTCCTACAAGTTCCGGTGAAGGAACTTTATCAACAGTTCTGTTGTCAGAAAAGCTTCATATCCATCAGAAAGTCATCGACAAGATTGAGACTCCGCTAACTTCAGTAGATATTCCTACAAATTCCAGTGAAGGCATTACTTTATCAACGGTTCTAGTGTCAGAAGAGCTTCAAATTCCTTATGGTAAATCCGATGAGAAAGTTGTTGATGAGAGTGAGACTCGGATACCTTCTATTGTTATTCCAACAAGTCCCagtttatcaacaaaatatttaggTCCTGATGCAAAAGAAGTATCAGAGTCACTCATTATGGGGGAGAATCACATTGTAAAGAGTACTGGTGCTCAATTAACTTGGTCAGGTACTCTAATGGGAGCCGTTTCATCATTGGAAGCTTTAGATACTCATTCAGTAGACCATTCAGTttcagacacaattgaagtagaTCGAGACTTAAATGAGAGCAAGTCTATGTTACCTCCCAATGACATTCCAGCGAGGCCTATTTCATCACCAGAGGAGTTAGAGTCTCGTTCGTCAGAGGATTCAGTTTCAAGCAAATTCGAAGAAGCTCGAATCCTGAATGAGGACAAGACTCCAGGATCTCCCACTGATATCCCACTAAGGCGCATTTCCTCACTTGTGGAGTTAAATTCTCATCCGGGTAACTATTCTATTTCACCCAAATCTGAAGTAGAACGAAGCTTGAACAACAACGAGACTCTGATACCTCCTACAGATACCCCAGTGAGGCTCACTTCATCATTTAAGGATTTGGGAAACCATTTGAATTCAAGCAAATTTGGAGAAGTACAGATGCTGAACAAGACCAAGATGCTGGTAGCTACCACTGATGTTTCAATGAGGCGTGTTTCATCACATGGAAATTTCGGTGACCATTCACGTTCTagcaaatttgaagaagaccgtCTTGTTTCTCCTGAGAAGCCTAGTGTAACGAAGAGAATGCCAAGTAACGTAAGGAAAATGATAAGTGCTTTCGAAACTAGTCAAGCTAAG GGTCAGGTGACTCGTGTTGATCCACCGATTATCAGAACCCAGCCAATGAAGAGTAAATTTAACATTTCTCCAGCAGAACCAACAGTGAAGGAAGTTATGAAAGATATGAATTACAttagagaaagaaaagatggagGTTTGGAGCAAAATGGAAAAGAAGCTAGACATGCATATGAAACATCACAGGAAGAGTCTAAGAACACAATGAGGGAGACACATAACACAGGAATAGCTGCAGAAACGGGATCAAGGTTGTCGTCAGCAGTGAAGACTCAGGAGAGGAATTTGCAAGAAAGTGCAAGCGAGATCAGACAACGAATTCCAGTTAGTTTGGAGCAGGATGGAAGAGATAAGTTATGTGAACAAGGACCGTCTCAGGAACAGCTAATAGAGGCAACTACTTCTCCAAGTCACATGCCTGCTGCTACCAAGCTTCTCGAGACGGATCAACATCCTAATATCGCGTCCCAACTGAGAACGTGTGTACAACATATAGAGAAGCTGATATTAGTTGAACCTGGATGTGACAAAACACAACTGCCAGAAGATTATAGGGCTAAAAAGTATCCGGTTGGTAATTCAGGAAGTTGCATACTCACAGACGAATCAAGGCCTTTATGTATTACAACTGGAACTAAGCAATTGATGAATCTTGTTGGAGGTAGTAGTAACTTCTCAGAAATTGATCAGGGGGAGAATAGTTCATACCAAACAGACATCACAAATGAG AATTTGCACCACAACATTTGTGGTGAGGTGCAGAAATTAGGGAAAGCTTCTGATGATACGAGAAAATCGAACCTTGAAGGGCCACAAAATGTTATCGAAGGACTCATTGGACAG GCAGGAAAAGTTGCAGCTATAGTTGCATTTGGGGCCCTTGTTATTTTTGCTAGAGAAAG ATAA